In one Balaenoptera musculus isolate JJ_BM4_2016_0621 chromosome 2, mBalMus1.pri.v3, whole genome shotgun sequence genomic region, the following are encoded:
- the BMF gene encoding bcl-2-modifying factor isoform X2, which produces MEPPQCVEELEDDVFQPEDGEPGTQPGSLLSADLFAQSQLDCPLSRLQLFPLTHCCGPGLRPTSQEDKATQTLSPASPSQGVMLPCGVTEEPQRLFYGNAGYRLPLPAGFPAGLPLGEQPAEGQWQHRAEVQIARKLQRIADQFHRLHMQQHQQNRNRVWWQILLFLHNLAVNGDENRNGAGPR; this is translated from the exons ATGGAGCCACCCCAGTGTGTGGAGGAGCTGGAGGATGATGTGTTCCAGCCAGAGGATGGGGAGCCGGGGACCCAGCCTGGCAGCTTGCTCTCTGCTGACCTGTTTGCCCAGAGCCAGCTGGACTGCCCCCTCAGCCGTCTGCAGCTCTTCCCTCTCACGCACTGCTGTGGCCCTGGGCTTCGACCCACCAGCCAGGAAGACAAGGCTACCCAGACTCTCAGTCCAGCCTCCCCAAGCCAGGGTGTCATGCTGCCTTGTGGGGTGACTGAGGAACCCCAGCGACTCTTTTATG GCAATGCCGGCTACCGGCTCCCCCTCCCTGCCGGTTTCCCTGCAGGCTTGCCCCTTGGTGAGCAGCCTGCTGAAGGGCAGTGGCAACATCGAGCAGAGGTACAGATTGCCCGAAAACTTCAGCGCATTGCAGACCAGTTCCATCGGCTTCATATGCAGCAA cacCAGCAGAACCGAAATCGTGTGTGGTGGCAGATCCTCCTCTTTCTGCACAACCTCGCTGTGAATGGAGATGAGAACAGGAATGGGGCAGGTCCCAGGTGA
- the BMF gene encoding bcl-2-modifying factor isoform X1 has protein sequence MEPPQCVEELEDDVFQPEDGEPGTQPGSLLSADLFAQSQLDCPLSRLQLFPLTHCCGPGLRPTSQEDKATQTLSPASPSQGVMLPCGVTEEPQRLFYGNAGYRLPLPAGFPAGLPLGEQPAEGQWQHRAEVQIARKLQRIADQFHRLHMQQHQQNRNRVWWQILLFLHNLAVNGDENRNGAGPRLHGTLQADLSLVFELMPNPACERRQTRSTERVDGLG, from the exons ATGGAGCCACCCCAGTGTGTGGAGGAGCTGGAGGATGATGTGTTCCAGCCAGAGGATGGGGAGCCGGGGACCCAGCCTGGCAGCTTGCTCTCTGCTGACCTGTTTGCCCAGAGCCAGCTGGACTGCCCCCTCAGCCGTCTGCAGCTCTTCCCTCTCACGCACTGCTGTGGCCCTGGGCTTCGACCCACCAGCCAGGAAGACAAGGCTACCCAGACTCTCAGTCCAGCCTCCCCAAGCCAGGGTGTCATGCTGCCTTGTGGGGTGACTGAGGAACCCCAGCGACTCTTTTATG GCAATGCCGGCTACCGGCTCCCCCTCCCTGCCGGTTTCCCTGCAGGCTTGCCCCTTGGTGAGCAGCCTGCTGAAGGGCAGTGGCAACATCGAGCAGAGGTACAGATTGCCCGAAAACTTCAGCGCATTGCAGACCAGTTCCATCGGCTTCATATGCAGCAA cacCAGCAGAACCGAAATCGTGTGTGGTGGCAGATCCTCCTCTTTCTGCACAACCTCGCTGTGAATGGAGATGAGAACAGGAATGGGGCAGGTCCCAG ACTCCATGGTACTCTGCAGGCAGATCTGTCACTAGTGTTTGAACTGATGCCGAACCCTGCCTGTGAGAGAAGACAAACGAGGTCCACTGAACGAGTTGACGGCCTTGGCTGA